A region of Candidatus Zixiibacteriota bacterium DNA encodes the following proteins:
- a CDS encoding flavin reductase — MPSTLRPIDPCLITDNAFKLISTDWMLVTAGNLQSYNTMTASWGALGELWSKKIAICFVRPVRHTYSFLEKTDSFTLTFFDETYRDTLKLCGTKSGRDVDKMSLPGMTPIEGFTGSVYFSEARLVLDCRKIYTHDLDPEHFLDSKIHDEYPDKDYHRMYIGEIIQCLTR, encoded by the coding sequence ATGCCTAGCACATTACGACCAATCGATCCCTGTCTCATCACCGATAACGCCTTCAAACTAATTTCCACCGACTGGATGCTTGTCACGGCCGGAAATCTCCAATCATATAATACTATGACTGCCTCATGGGGGGCATTGGGAGAACTGTGGAGCAAGAAGATAGCCATCTGTTTTGTTCGACCGGTTAGGCACACATACTCGTTCCTTGAGAAAACTGATAGCTTCACATTGACGTTTTTTGACGAAACCTACCGCGACACGCTCAAACTCTGCGGGACAAAATCAGGCCGTGATGTTGACAAGATGTCACTGCCAGGCATGACCCCCATAGAAGGATTTACTGGGTCTGTCTATTTCTCAGAGGCGAGGTTGGTGTTGGACTGCCGCAAGATTTACACCCACGATCTTGACCCGGAACATTTTCTCGACAGCAAGATACACGACGAATATCCCGACAAGGATTACCACCGGATGTACATCGGTGAGATCATACAGTGCCTGACAAGGTGA
- the manB gene encoding phosphomannomutase/phosphoglucomutase (converts mannose-6-phosphate to mannose-1-phosphate; the resulting product is then converted to GDP-mannose by ManC which is then used in the synthesis of mannose-containing glycoconjugates that are important for mediating entry into host cells) translates to MDINSSIFKAYDIRGIVPNQVNSEVAYQIGYALTSVLKPKSIAVGRDMRLSSDDLFESLVRGINDGGVDAVDLGLVSTDGLYFAVGKFGFDGGVMITASHNPKEYNGFKICRGGAEPLSGQDGLNQVLKFIQDGNPMAKSPAPGVIIRKDISDDYAAHCLSFVDVTKIRPFRIVIDAGNGMAGTTLPPVLERLPVNVDRLFFDLDGSFPNHPASPIELENLRDLCHRIEEVDADFGAAFDGDADRMFLVDKNGRQVGGDMVTALVAKSLLYKHPGETILYNLICSHAVPELVGRLGGTAVRTRVGHALIKPLMKKHNAIFGGEHSGHFYFRDNWFADSGLIAFLVCLELLSTENRPLHEMTAEIDPYVRSGEINSRVHSIEEVTDRVRDAFADAEQDTIDGLTITAKDFWFNLRPSNTEPLLRLNVEAGDKATLDSRVAQLLEIIRV, encoded by the coding sequence ATGGATATCAATAGCTCTATCTTCAAAGCCTACGATATACGTGGAATAGTACCCAATCAAGTGAATTCGGAAGTTGCATACCAGATCGGCTATGCCCTGACCAGTGTGCTCAAACCGAAATCAATTGCGGTCGGTCGAGATATGCGATTGTCTTCTGATGATTTGTTCGAGAGTCTCGTTCGCGGAATTAACGACGGTGGTGTGGACGCAGTTGATCTCGGGCTGGTTTCAACCGATGGTCTCTATTTTGCGGTGGGTAAGTTTGGATTTGACGGTGGCGTGATGATCACCGCAAGTCACAATCCCAAAGAATACAATGGATTCAAGATTTGTCGTGGTGGTGCCGAACCTCTGTCCGGGCAGGATGGACTCAATCAAGTCCTGAAGTTCATTCAGGACGGTAATCCGATGGCAAAATCTCCGGCACCGGGTGTAATCATCCGCAAAGATATCTCTGACGATTATGCTGCCCATTGTCTGTCGTTTGTCGATGTTACCAAAATCCGGCCCTTCAGGATAGTTATTGATGCCGGTAACGGTATGGCTGGGACCACTCTTCCACCGGTTCTGGAGCGGCTGCCGGTGAATGTGGATAGGCTGTTTTTTGATCTTGATGGCAGTTTTCCTAACCATCCCGCTTCGCCGATTGAATTGGAGAACCTCCGGGACTTGTGCCATCGGATAGAAGAAGTCGATGCCGATTTTGGTGCCGCTTTTGATGGTGACGCAGACCGTATGTTTCTGGTTGACAAGAACGGTCGTCAGGTCGGAGGTGATATGGTCACGGCTCTGGTGGCCAAGTCGCTGTTATACAAGCATCCAGGTGAAACGATTCTTTATAATCTCATATGCTCCCACGCTGTCCCGGAACTTGTTGGTAGGCTTGGTGGTACGGCTGTACGCACTCGTGTCGGTCATGCCCTGATCAAACCACTGATGAAAAAACACAACGCCATCTTTGGTGGTGAGCACTCCGGGCATTTCTATTTTCGAGACAACTGGTTCGCCGATTCCGGCTTGATAGCGTTTTTGGTTTGCCTGGAATTGCTGTCGACAGAAAATCGCCCACTTCATGAGATGACAGCAGAAATTGATCCGTATGTTCGTTCAGGCGAAATCAACAGCCGGGTGCACTCAATCGAGGAAGTGACGGACCGGGTCCGTGATGCATTCGCTGACGCCGAGCAGGACACTATTGACGGGCTGACAATCACAGCCAAAGACTTCTGGTTTAATCTTCGCCCCTCAAATACCGAACCTCTGCTTAGACTGAATGTCGAAGCCGGAGACAAGGCTACGCTCGACAGCAGAGTTGCACAGTTGCTTGAAATTATACGGGTCTGA
- a CDS encoding Smr/MutS family protein produces MSSNDEPVEFPIDGTLDLHLFAPADTLEVALEYIDVCLKKRLSSLRIVHGKGKGVKRRIVQSLLENHPNVVSFRHEGGSGGSWGATVVDLKPLDE; encoded by the coding sequence ATGTCCTCCAACGATGAACCGGTTGAATTCCCGATTGACGGCACCCTCGATTTGCACCTTTTTGCCCCGGCCGATACGCTCGAAGTCGCCCTTGAGTACATTGATGTATGTTTAAAAAAAAGGCTCTCGAGCCTGCGGATCGTTCATGGAAAAGGCAAGGGTGTAAAGAGAAGGATTGTACAAAGTCTGCTTGAGAATCACCCCAATGTTGTATCATTCCGCCATGAGGGTGGCTCTGGAGGAAGTTGGGGCGCGACGGTCGTGGATTTGAAACCATTGGATGAGTAG
- a CDS encoding MFS transporter — MASSAAYDQNPNPGLMAQMASLSWPFWMVNIMEMFERLAYYGVRVVIPIYIAQADEIGGLHFTQTDKGIIFLWWALFQSLTPMVSGGFADRYGYKKTIAVSVFIKVLGYILMATQTEFYPFLFGCCTLALGTAIFKPGVQGTMCQSLTKKNSSVGWGTFYMLVNIGGFLGPPLAHYLYGISWPAVFYGCAAIVSLNLLMLFTYKDPSAGGEQKGNPFRVIILTFKNIVNLRLIVFILIMSGFWLMFMQLFDMLPNFIVDWVDSSKLVADLHLPDFMLQQNSTRGPQLSQEWMINANPGLIILFVVFLNFLVSRMRRVHSIFIGITIASFGLVLAGFTATGYMCMLGILVFSVGEMLSSPKMNEYLGVIAPEGQKGLYMGYANIPQGIGWGIGSLFAGHVYDRMGDKANLAIDYLANNYGIVDVARTDAMTRLMTATGMDAIDTTKLLWDTYHPYELWYQFAAIGVVSAVGMLLYSAWVKKYEAPDV, encoded by the coding sequence ATGGCTTCTTCCGCTGCATACGACCAGAATCCCAACCCGGGGCTTATGGCCCAGATGGCATCCCTGTCATGGCCTTTCTGGATGGTCAATATTATGGAGATGTTCGAGCGTCTTGCCTACTACGGTGTGCGCGTCGTTATCCCGATCTATATTGCGCAGGCCGATGAAATCGGTGGCCTCCACTTCACTCAGACCGACAAGGGCATAATATTCCTCTGGTGGGCATTGTTTCAATCACTCACACCAATGGTATCCGGTGGGTTTGCTGATCGCTACGGCTACAAGAAGACAATAGCCGTCTCAGTTTTTATCAAGGTTCTGGGCTATATCCTGATGGCTACCCAGACAGAGTTCTATCCTTTCCTTTTCGGTTGCTGCACACTGGCGCTCGGGACGGCTATTTTCAAACCCGGCGTTCAGGGAACGATGTGTCAGTCCCTGACTAAGAAGAACTCATCTGTGGGTTGGGGTACGTTCTATATGCTGGTGAACATTGGCGGCTTTCTGGGACCACCGCTGGCGCATTATCTGTACGGCATTTCATGGCCGGCAGTTTTCTACGGTTGTGCGGCTATCGTCTCCCTAAACCTGTTGATGCTGTTTACCTACAAAGACCCATCAGCCGGCGGCGAACAGAAGGGAAACCCGTTCCGAGTTATAATCCTCACTTTCAAGAATATAGTCAACCTGCGTTTGATCGTATTTATCCTGATTATGTCCGGGTTCTGGCTGATGTTCATGCAGCTGTTTGACATGCTCCCAAACTTTATTGTCGATTGGGTTGACAGTTCGAAATTAGTAGCTGATCTGCATCTTCCTGACTTCATGCTGCAACAAAATTCAACACGTGGACCACAGCTTTCGCAGGAGTGGATGATCAATGCCAATCCGGGATTAATAATCCTGTTCGTAGTTTTCCTCAATTTCCTTGTCTCACGAATGAGGCGAGTTCACTCAATTTTCATTGGAATCACGATTGCTTCCTTTGGGTTAGTACTGGCCGGGTTTACCGCCACGGGGTACATGTGTATGCTCGGTATTCTCGTCTTTTCAGTGGGTGAGATGTTGTCGTCGCCCAAAATGAACGAGTATCTCGGTGTTATTGCCCCCGAAGGTCAGAAAGGGTTGTACATGGGGTATGCCAACATTCCCCAGGGGATAGGCTGGGGAATAGGTTCGTTGTTCGCTGGTCATGTATATGACCGGATGGGCGACAAAGCCAATCTGGCCATTGATTACCTGGCCAACAATTATGGAATTGTGGATGTTGCTCGTACGGACGCCATGACCAGATTGATGACGGCGACCGGTATGGATGCCATTGACACAACGAAGTTGCTCTGGGATACCTATCATCCGTATGAACTTTGGTATCAGTTCGCGGCAATTGGTGTTGTCTCGGCGGTCGGGATGCTGTTGTATTCTGCGTGGGTCAAGAAATACGAAGCCCCGGATGTGTAA
- a CDS encoding T9SS type A sorting domain-containing protein codes for MMQKRTLYSLLLTSFILVFAFASASAQVVTIEDNTVARCQAGQEIDIMVTNSTDISAFEIILEVDFVMPDTAFFTAFDFVWDPGLTVCTTRVVDITAHYDGTPDTLRIAGMLIADDACLVAPTNVVVGKIVFTTNDVCDGTIELNGIDYVGSTACGCAVNATTQFVDCATTALITATVETGTVTVQNQAPTIAGINDSTLHFNETYLGQASASDLDEVACEELTFSKGTPAPANLVVNGDGSISWGTTGPDVGSHDVWVVVTDKCGATDSTKFVICVENTPPVITCEVDWEDGVDHVIWGDTATGLVSGFDSDGGPNTLVYSVVSFECSYGCAGAPPTEPTIHPGTGIWTWPTVEGDNDYIGTWKLCLKVSDGGNLDPPCAPENADTCCVFITVIPTMSVYIEKTHKIYQGQFTDVSIYLDSTIQLPNEMGGFDFLVQYDASALTFQSAELGALLDTSGCAWEYFTYRYGPNGNCGPAACPSGFVRMIGIAETNNGANHPECFSGTDGQLVSMNFLVTNDRTYECQYIPIRWSWYDCGDNTISSKSGDTLFMSRYVFDYYFDGEDPGWIPIHETLISEFPTNNGAQEECLIGGGPDKPYPLTLIDFYNGGVDIACADSIDDRGDLNLNGLAYEIADAVLYSNFFVYGPSVLGEGEAYQARVAASDANADGIPLSVGDLVYMIRVIVGDAMPYNKNVSPIAVEMVNNNGRLSINSDVPMGAALIVAEGNVSPVLLTEDMELLYAYDASNDQTRALVYSLSGNTFTGEFLDVQNEVVTMEIATFEGHPVKIDMIPANFALAQNFPNPFNPTTTIAFDVPVATAYTMTIYNINGQEVKRFDGNAEAGVFEIEWNASDVGSGVYFYRLEAGAFSDTKKMVLVK; via the coding sequence ATGATGCAAAAAAGAACGCTATATTCTTTGTTGCTGACCTCCTTTATACTGGTATTTGCGTTTGCGTCGGCGTCAGCCCAAGTGGTGACGATCGAAGACAATACGGTAGCTCGCTGTCAGGCTGGTCAAGAGATCGACATTATGGTGACGAACTCTACTGACATCAGTGCTTTCGAGATCATCTTAGAAGTTGATTTCGTTATGCCTGACACTGCTTTCTTTACCGCTTTTGATTTTGTTTGGGATCCAGGTTTGACGGTATGCACAACCCGCGTGGTTGATATTACCGCTCATTATGATGGAACTCCCGATACTTTACGCATTGCTGGTATGTTAATTGCTGATGACGCTTGCCTTGTCGCTCCGACAAATGTCGTAGTTGGCAAGATAGTGTTCACCACTAATGATGTTTGCGATGGAACGATTGAGCTGAATGGTATTGACTATGTAGGATCGACTGCATGTGGTTGCGCTGTAAATGCAACCACTCAGTTTGTCGACTGTGCCACGACTGCTCTGATCACGGCTACTGTTGAAACCGGTACAGTGACGGTGCAGAATCAAGCACCGACAATCGCTGGTATCAATGATTCAACACTCCACTTTAATGAGACCTATCTTGGCCAAGCATCTGCCAGTGACCTTGATGAAGTCGCCTGTGAGGAGTTAACTTTCAGTAAGGGTACTCCCGCTCCGGCTAATCTGGTTGTTAATGGCGATGGTTCCATAAGCTGGGGTACAACCGGTCCAGACGTTGGTAGTCATGATGTTTGGGTTGTAGTCACCGACAAGTGCGGTGCTACGGACTCGACGAAGTTCGTTATCTGCGTCGAGAATACCCCACCGGTGATCACCTGTGAGGTGGACTGGGAAGATGGAGTTGATCATGTCATATGGGGTGATACAGCTACCGGTCTTGTCAGTGGTTTCGATTCTGATGGTGGACCCAATACTCTGGTGTACTCCGTAGTCAGCTTCGAATGTAGTTACGGTTGCGCGGGCGCTCCACCAACCGAACCTACGATCCATCCGGGCACTGGTATCTGGACGTGGCCTACAGTTGAAGGCGACAACGACTATATAGGCACGTGGAAACTGTGTTTGAAGGTGTCCGACGGTGGTAACCTTGATCCTCCGTGCGCTCCTGAGAATGCAGACACCTGCTGTGTCTTTATAACCGTAATTCCGACCATGTCGGTCTATATCGAGAAGACTCATAAGATCTATCAGGGCCAGTTTACGGATGTTTCTATCTATTTGGATAGCACCATTCAGCTTCCCAACGAAATGGGTGGTTTTGACTTCCTGGTTCAGTATGATGCGTCTGCGTTGACTTTCCAGTCAGCCGAACTGGGTGCCTTGCTTGACACCAGTGGCTGTGCATGGGAATACTTCACATATCGCTACGGTCCCAACGGAAACTGTGGTCCCGCTGCCTGTCCAAGCGGCTTTGTTCGCATGATAGGAATAGCTGAGACTAACAACGGTGCCAACCATCCCGAGTGCTTCAGCGGCACAGACGGCCAGTTGGTTTCGATGAACTTCCTGGTGACCAACGATCGTACCTATGAGTGCCAGTATATCCCGATCCGCTGGTCCTGGTATGACTGCGGTGACAATACGATCTCGTCAAAGAGTGGTGACACCCTGTTTATGAGTCGTTATGTCTTCGACTACTATTTCGATGGCGAAGATCCGGGCTGGATCCCGATCCATGAAACATTGATTTCTGAGTTCCCGACCAACAATGGTGCCCAGGAAGAGTGTCTAATTGGTGGTGGTCCTGACAAGCCATACCCGCTTACTTTGATCGACTTCTACAATGGTGGCGTTGATATTGCCTGTGCCGATTCGATCGACGATCGCGGTGACCTCAACCTCAACGGTCTGGCTTACGAGATCGCTGATGCGGTCTTGTACTCCAACTTCTTCGTCTACGGTCCTAGTGTCCTGGGCGAAGGTGAAGCATACCAAGCCAGAGTTGCTGCTTCCGATGCGAATGCCGACGGTATTCCGTTGTCGGTTGGTGACTTGGTTTATATGATTCGTGTCATTGTTGGTGACGCCATGCCGTATAATAAGAACGTTTCTCCGATTGCGGTTGAGATGGTTAACAACAATGGTCGCCTTTCAATCAACAGCGACGTTCCGATGGGTGCTGCTCTGATAGTAGCCGAAGGTAACGTGTCACCGGTTCTGTTAACCGAGGACATGGAGTTGCTGTATGCTTATGATGCGTCCAATGACCAGACTCGTGCGCTGGTTTACAGCCTGTCTGGTAATACCTTCACGGGCGAGTTCCTTGACGTTCAGAACGAAGTAGTAACGATGGAAATCGCTACTTTCGAGGGTCATCCGGTCAAGATCGACATGATCCCCGCCAATTTCGCTCTGGCTCAGAACTTCCCGAATCCGTTCAACCCGACGACTACCATCGCTTTTGATGTGCCGGTTGCAACCGCTTACACAATGACCATTTATAATATCAATGGTCAGGAAGTAAAACGTTTCGACGGTAATGCCGAAGCTGGTGTCTTCGAAATCGAATGGAATGCCTCTGATGTTGGTAGTGGTGTCTACTTCTACCGCCTCGAGGCTGGTGCCTTCTCTGACACCAAGAAAATGGTCCTGGTGAAATAG
- a CDS encoding response regulator, with protein MNESKISILVVDDDHNLRELLVDTLIGTGYATDAAVDGFEALKKLRLKSYDLMISDIRMPGMDGIRLLQKVRSYYPDMPVLFITGFATPEIIGRASPDGFLAKPFRISAMEQLIEEALAGRQDECQRQIRKVLVVDDDDLFRRTLTEALRYHDFTPTAVQGGEEALRELENGSIDAVIADIKMPGMDGIALLKRIKAKYPDLPVILITGFLADNFEAIGTAAMPADGFLQKPFDTSKIIALLEELSPTTPNPA; from the coding sequence ATGAATGAGTCCAAGATCAGCATTCTGGTAGTAGACGATGATCACAACCTCCGTGAGCTTCTGGTAGATACCCTGATCGGGACAGGGTACGCGACCGACGCAGCTGTTGATGGTTTTGAAGCGCTGAAGAAGCTGAGACTGAAATCGTATGACCTGATGATATCCGACATCAGGATGCCGGGGATGGACGGTATTCGTCTTTTGCAAAAGGTTCGATCCTACTATCCTGACATGCCAGTCTTGTTCATCACCGGTTTCGCGACTCCTGAGATTATCGGTCGGGCGTCGCCTGATGGGTTCCTGGCCAAGCCGTTTCGAATCTCCGCCATGGAGCAGTTGATTGAGGAGGCGTTGGCGGGGCGCCAGGATGAGTGCCAGAGGCAAATCCGAAAAGTTTTGGTTGTTGACGACGATGATCTTTTCCGCCGGACGCTCACGGAAGCTTTGCGCTACCATGACTTTACTCCGACCGCTGTCCAGGGCGGCGAGGAGGCGTTGAGGGAACTCGAGAACGGTTCGATTGATGCTGTCATTGCCGACATCAAGATGCCGGGTATGGACGGCATTGCGCTTCTAAAGCGCATCAAGGCCAAGTATCCCGATTTGCCGGTGATTCTCATCACCGGGTTTCTTGCCGACAATTTTGAGGCGATCGGTACTGCCGCTATGCCAGCGGACGGATTTCTTCAGAAACCTTTCGATACGAGTAAGATCATTGCTCTTCTTGAGGAACTGTCGCCTACCACACCTAACCCAGCGTAA
- a CDS encoding HAD family hydrolase, producing the protein MNSPGAFFDLYGTLLLYGDMNAAWSDWLTALYKSLQGQGVAGDRQWLAEHCDGFFSRPEPPIEPDGLTVYERRIGRLCRDIRLEVSKTDLSQAAQVSIEAWHQYISLDPNSIPLLSQLSNNRILALISNFDYPPQVYVMLSKFGLDKFFDVVVISGEVGISKPDPGIFDLALQRTDADPVDTVYVGDTLNDVSGALASGLRPILIDRPSDPRTDEATEFRINREAGETNAAMLARNMGAIVVRSLAEVATVLT; encoded by the coding sequence GTGAATTCCCCCGGAGCATTCTTCGATCTATACGGAACGCTGCTTCTCTATGGCGATATGAACGCCGCCTGGTCGGACTGGCTGACCGCGCTGTACAAGTCACTCCAAGGACAGGGCGTGGCTGGTGATCGACAGTGGTTGGCGGAACATTGTGATGGGTTTTTCAGTCGTCCCGAACCACCAATCGAACCTGATGGACTGACAGTCTACGAACGGCGTATTGGGCGGCTGTGTCGTGACATACGTCTGGAGGTGTCAAAGACCGATCTGAGCCAGGCTGCACAAGTATCAATCGAGGCCTGGCATCAATATATTTCATTAGATCCAAATTCAATACCACTGCTGAGCCAATTGAGTAACAATCGGATATTGGCTCTAATAAGCAATTTCGATTATCCACCGCAAGTATATGTTATGCTTTCCAAGTTTGGGTTGGATAAGTTCTTTGACGTGGTTGTGATCTCAGGGGAAGTGGGCATCAGTAAGCCCGATCCTGGCATTTTTGACCTCGCCTTGCAGCGCACTGATGCTGATCCTGTAGATACGGTGTATGTGGGGGATACCCTTAACGATGTCTCCGGGGCGTTGGCGTCGGGGCTACGTCCCATTCTTATCGACCGACCATCCGATCCTCGTACTGATGAGGCCACCGAGTTCAGGATTAATCGTGAAGCGGGCGAGACCAATGCGGCAATGTTAGCGCGCAACATGGGTGCTATTGTGGTTCGTAGTCTGGCTGAGGTGGCGACGGTTCTTACCTGA